From Streptomyces yatensis, one genomic window encodes:
- a CDS encoding PP2C family protein-serine/threonine phosphatase codes for MTGGVDTPWARMRRALHRARTGVRKAGVDYFRGEGSDRLALTALLLGIPAIAGGTIAQPDWCSPSALVLPIVAGGLLLRPASLLALYAAAATALIVESAVLGPYTEEDASSRVTPGTILVVAAVGFFGLLIAQFRSRVGVPWRRGGTMLFDLRERIRVQSKLPGLPRGWHREMALRPAGGQSFSGDFVVAARTGGGRTLEVVLTDVSGKGMDAASRALLLSGAFGGLLGSLPPHGFLPAANGYLLRQDWDEGFATSIHLVLDLDSGDFELFSAGHLPALQLSAGTGKWEEKSADGPLLGVYDGAQFDPTKGTLRPGDVLMLFTDGLVETADRDISEGIDRLTGEADRYVGSGFHGAAWHLIETVAKDVNDDRALLLICRQ; via the coding sequence ATGACTGGCGGCGTGGACACTCCGTGGGCCCGGATGCGCAGAGCTCTGCACCGGGCTCGCACAGGCGTGCGCAAAGCCGGAGTGGACTATTTCCGCGGCGAGGGCTCCGACCGACTCGCCCTGACGGCGCTGCTCCTCGGCATCCCCGCCATCGCCGGAGGCACCATCGCCCAGCCCGACTGGTGCTCCCCGTCCGCCCTCGTCCTGCCCATCGTCGCGGGCGGCCTGCTGCTGCGCCCCGCCAGCCTGCTCGCCCTCTACGCGGCGGCCGCCACGGCCCTGATCGTGGAGTCCGCCGTGCTCGGCCCGTACACCGAGGAGGACGCCTCCTCCCGGGTCACCCCCGGCACCATCCTGGTCGTCGCCGCCGTCGGCTTCTTCGGGCTGCTGATCGCCCAGTTCCGCAGCCGCGTCGGGGTGCCCTGGCGGCGCGGCGGCACCATGCTCTTCGACCTGCGCGAGCGCATCCGCGTCCAGAGCAAGCTGCCCGGTCTGCCGCGCGGCTGGCACCGCGAGATGGCGCTGCGGCCGGCCGGCGGACAGTCCTTCTCCGGTGACTTCGTCGTCGCCGCCCGCACCGGCGGCGGCCGCACCCTCGAGGTCGTCCTCACCGATGTCTCCGGCAAGGGCATGGACGCCGCCTCCCGTGCCCTGCTGCTCTCCGGCGCCTTCGGCGGCCTCCTCGGCTCCCTGCCCCCGCACGGCTTCCTCCCGGCGGCCAACGGCTATCTCCTGCGTCAGGACTGGGACGAGGGCTTCGCGACCTCCATCCATCTCGTCCTCGACCTCGACAGCGGCGACTTCGAGCTCTTCTCCGCCGGACATCTGCCCGCGCTCCAGCTGAGCGCGGGCACCGGCAAGTGGGAGGAGAAGTCCGCCGACGGCCCGCTGCTGGGCGTCTACGACGGCGCCCAGTTCGACCCCACCAAGGGCACCCTGCGCCCCGGCGACGTCCTGATGCTCTTCACCGACGGCCTCGTCGAGACCGCCGACCGGGACATCAGCGAAGGCATCGACCGCCTTACGGGCGAGGCGGACCGCTATGTGGGCTCCGGCTTCCACGGCGCGGCCTGGCATCTGATCGAGACGGTCGCGAAGGACGTCAACGACGACCGGGCCCTGCTGCTGATCTGCCGCCAGTAG
- a CDS encoding ABC transporter ATP-binding protein: MRLRKRRETAAPAPHHDAHAIELHGIQRRYGRGRTAVHALRGIDLALPRGSFTAVMGPSGCGKSTFLQCAAGLDRPTAGSVRLGGTEITGMSENKLTALRRARLGFVFQSFNLLPSLTVEQNVLLPMRLAGTRPDRRRAREVLAQVGLGEQARRRPGELSGGQQQRVAIARALVTRPDVVFADEPTGALDTNTAAEVLTLLRQAVDTLGATVVMVTHDPVAASYADRVLFLADGAIADRLLRAPAHEIAERMTRLTARTPAPAAAWAAEGVR, from the coding sequence ATGCGGCTGCGCAAGCGGCGAGAGACGGCGGCACCGGCGCCGCACCACGACGCCCACGCCATCGAACTCCACGGCATCCAGCGCCGCTACGGCCGTGGCCGCACCGCCGTCCACGCCCTGCGCGGCATCGACCTCGCCCTTCCGCGCGGCAGCTTCACCGCCGTCATGGGCCCCTCGGGCTGCGGCAAGTCGACGTTCCTGCAGTGCGCCGCCGGGCTCGACCGGCCGACCGCCGGGTCCGTGCGGCTCGGTGGCACCGAAATCACCGGAATGAGTGAAAACAAGCTCACCGCGCTGCGCCGGGCCCGCCTCGGCTTCGTCTTCCAGTCCTTCAACCTCCTCCCCTCCCTGACCGTCGAGCAGAACGTGCTGCTCCCGATGCGGCTCGCGGGCACCCGCCCCGACCGCCGCCGGGCCCGTGAGGTGCTCGCCCAGGTCGGGCTGGGGGAGCAGGCCCGGCGGCGGCCCGGTGAGCTCTCCGGCGGCCAGCAACAGCGGGTGGCCATCGCCCGCGCCCTCGTCACCCGCCCCGATGTCGTCTTCGCCGACGAGCCGACCGGCGCCCTGGACACCAACACCGCCGCCGAGGTGCTCACCCTCCTGCGGCAGGCCGTGGACACGCTGGGCGCGACCGTCGTGATGGTCACGCACGACCCGGTCGCCGCGAGCTACGCCGACCGCGTGCTCTTCCTCGCCGACGGCGCCATCGCCGACCGGCTCCTCCGCGCCCCGGCCCACGAGATCGCCGAGCGGATGACCCGCCTCACCGCCCGCACTCCGGCTCCCGCCGCGGCCTGGGCCGCGGAGGGGGTCCGGTGA
- a CDS encoding ABC transporter permease: MRPLTNGLARAAVRFKPSAFAGTFIALAVAAAIVSACGILLETGIRASVPPQRYAGAPVVIAADQRVHYVIGHGDGRSDESEQVPDRARLDASLVATAARAPGAAAAAPDVTFPLRTAHGALTGHGWGAAPSTGVALASGAAPRDGEAVLSPGAARAAGTGVGGRITVTAPDGRHTFRVSGVTRKAGGTDGDGLTAWFTDHRARALSGHPTTVDAVLVRPRPGTTADRLAGQLERAVKGAAHSPRVHTGGGRGAIEEPALANARETLMGLGGSFGGIATAVAVFTTAGTVALSVGQRGREVALLRAIGATPRQIRRSVAAEALLVAPLAGAAGLLPGYALAHWWFGQLKEKGAIPGPVELSVSWIPLVTAVGAGLLTSLLAGLMAARRPARIPPGRALGEAAVERLRPGVIRTVLGVAALVGGIVMTGVAASASGDDAANAALGVVMLFMLAVALLGPVIARLCAWLIGLPLRAGPASAHLASANSRANARRLASAITPIVLAMAFSSTLVFMHTSEDHAGDRQRRAGIVADQVISAPDGLPSGTAARAGSVRGVAASVGLLRTGVLVPVGSGDGRWLRTASAQGVSGSGRDLAAVQDLDVRKGRLDALGPGRVAVDALLAKAAHARIGHRLALHLPDGTRISPTVVAIYGRGLGIAELTLPRTALAGHVTSSFDSDVLVRDDEDADRKAVAAALGRLGERVTDRDGYAAAQDEDRKLNAWANTVMAAVLGGFAAVAAVNTLVMTVLDRRRELGTLRLIGTTRRQVLGMVRWEALLVATAGIALGTAIALATLVPMMRGLTGEDPYVPPLTYAGFAGAAVALGLAATALPARAALRRTTPKP; the protein is encoded by the coding sequence GTGAGGCCGCTCACCAACGGACTGGCCCGCGCCGCCGTCCGTTTCAAGCCGTCCGCCTTCGCGGGCACCTTCATCGCCCTGGCCGTGGCCGCGGCGATCGTGTCCGCGTGCGGCATCCTGCTGGAGACCGGGATCCGGGCCTCCGTACCGCCGCAGCGCTATGCGGGCGCCCCGGTGGTGATCGCCGCCGACCAGCGGGTGCACTACGTCATCGGCCACGGCGACGGCCGCTCGGACGAATCCGAGCAGGTCCCCGATCGCGCCCGGCTCGACGCCTCCCTGGTGGCCACCGCCGCCCGCGCTCCCGGGGCCGCGGCCGCGGCCCCGGATGTGACCTTCCCGCTCCGCACCGCCCACGGCGCGCTCACCGGCCATGGCTGGGGCGCTGCGCCGTCCACGGGGGTGGCGCTCGCCTCGGGCGCGGCGCCCCGGGACGGCGAGGCGGTCCTCAGCCCCGGGGCCGCCCGTGCGGCGGGTACCGGCGTCGGCGGCCGGATCACGGTGACGGCGCCGGACGGCCGCCACACGTTCCGGGTCTCCGGCGTGACCCGTAAGGCGGGCGGCACCGATGGCGACGGCCTTACGGCGTGGTTCACCGACCACCGGGCCCGGGCGCTGAGCGGCCACCCCACCACCGTGGACGCCGTCCTCGTCCGCCCTCGCCCCGGCACCACCGCCGACCGGCTGGCCGGCCAGCTGGAGCGGGCCGTGAAGGGCGCGGCGCACTCCCCGCGCGTGCACACCGGCGGCGGCCGCGGCGCCATCGAGGAGCCCGCGCTCGCGAACGCCAGGGAGACGCTCATGGGGCTCGGCGGCTCCTTCGGCGGCATCGCCACCGCCGTCGCCGTCTTCACCACCGCGGGCACCGTCGCCCTCTCGGTTGGCCAGCGCGGCCGCGAGGTGGCCCTGCTGCGGGCGATCGGCGCGACCCCGCGCCAGATCCGCCGCTCCGTCGCGGCCGAGGCGCTGCTGGTCGCCCCGCTCGCGGGCGCGGCCGGTCTGCTGCCCGGCTACGCGCTCGCCCACTGGTGGTTCGGACAGCTCAAGGAGAAGGGCGCCATCCCCGGGCCCGTGGAGCTCTCCGTCTCCTGGATCCCGCTGGTCACCGCCGTCGGCGCGGGCCTCCTCACCTCGCTCCTTGCGGGCCTGATGGCGGCCCGCCGCCCGGCGCGGATCCCGCCGGGGCGGGCGCTGGGCGAGGCGGCCGTCGAACGGCTGCGGCCCGGTGTGATCCGTACGGTCCTCGGCGTCGCGGCCCTGGTCGGCGGCATCGTCATGACCGGCGTCGCCGCCTCCGCCTCGGGCGACGACGCGGCCAACGCCGCCCTCGGGGTCGTGATGCTGTTCATGCTCGCCGTGGCCCTGCTCGGCCCGGTCATCGCCCGGCTGTGCGCCTGGCTGATCGGTCTGCCGCTGCGCGCCGGACCGGCGTCGGCCCATCTGGCGTCGGCCAACAGCCGGGCCAACGCCCGCCGACTGGCCTCGGCGATCACCCCGATCGTGCTGGCCATGGCCTTCTCCTCGACGCTCGTGTTCATGCACACCAGCGAGGACCACGCGGGCGACCGCCAGCGGCGGGCGGGCATCGTCGCCGACCAGGTGATCTCCGCCCCCGACGGGCTCCCCTCCGGTACCGCGGCCCGCGCCGGTTCGGTACGGGGCGTGGCCGCGTCGGTGGGGCTGCTGCGCACGGGGGTGCTGGTCCCGGTGGGCTCGGGCGACGGCCGCTGGCTGCGGACCGCGTCGGCACAGGGCGTCTCGGGGAGCGGCCGCGACCTGGCGGCCGTACAGGACCTGGACGTCCGTAAGGGGCGCCTGGACGCCCTGGGGCCGGGCCGGGTGGCGGTCGACGCGCTCCTGGCGAAGGCGGCCCACGCCCGGATCGGCCACCGGCTCGCCCTGCACCTCCCGGACGGTACGAGGATCTCGCCCACCGTGGTCGCGATCTACGGGCGCGGGCTGGGGATCGCCGAGCTCACCCTGCCCCGTACGGCGCTGGCCGGCCATGTGACGTCGTCGTTCGACAGCGATGTGCTGGTGCGGGATGACGAAGATGCCGACCGTAAGGCCGTCGCGGCGGCGCTCGGCCGACTCGGCGAGCGGGTCACCGACCGGGACGGCTACGCGGCGGCCCAGGACGAGGACCGGAAGCTGAACGCCTGGGCCAACACCGTCATGGCGGCCGTCCTCGGCGGCTTCGCCGCCGTCGCCGCCGTCAACACCCTGGTGATGACGGTGCTGGACCGCCGCCGCGAACTGGGCACCCTGCGGCTGATCGGCACCACCCGGCGGCAGGTGCTCGGGATGGTGCGCTGGGAGGCGCTGCTGGTGGCCACGGCGGGCATCGCCCTGGGCACGGCGATCGCCCTGGCCACGCTGGTGCCGATGATGCGCGGCCTGACCGGCGAGGACCCGTATGTGCCGCCGCTCACCTACGCGGGCTTCGCGGGGGCCGCCGTGGCGCTCGGCCTCGCGGCGACGGCACTCCCGGCCCGCGCGGCGCTGCGCCGCACCACGCCGAAGCCGTGA
- a CDS encoding acyltransferase family protein, whose translation MTNSLRPHGYQRTPLPQEAAPTPPTPRAEEPGQQASTPPAPSAPAGQKPKQRDAFFDNAKYLAIVLVAMAHSWEPLTDSSRTAEALYMVVYTFHMPAFILISGYFSRSFDMRPDRLKRLVTGVAVPYVIFEVAYTLFKRWADDDPTYDFSLLDPWYLTWFLVALFVWRLSTPLWKLVRWPIPLSLAIATLAAVSPDIGDDLDMQRLLQFLPFFVLGLCMKPEHFQMIRRRSVRIASVPIFACALVFAYWAAPRMTSVWFYHRDSVQELGAPPWTGPVMTLALFGCSVVLVSCFFAWVPRRHMWFTVLGAGTLYGYLLHGFLAKGSRFWGWFDNEWLHKPLGEIAVTVIAATVVTVLCTPPVQRAFRFAMEPKMAWAFRKDPAEQARSRTTTAA comes from the coding sequence GTGACCAACTCCCTGCGCCCGCACGGTTATCAGCGGACCCCCCTCCCCCAGGAGGCGGCGCCCACTCCCCCTACGCCACGGGCCGAAGAACCCGGGCAGCAGGCGTCCACTCCGCCCGCCCCCAGCGCCCCCGCCGGACAGAAACCCAAACAGCGGGACGCGTTCTTCGACAACGCGAAGTACCTCGCGATCGTGCTGGTCGCGATGGCCCACTCCTGGGAGCCGCTGACCGATTCCAGCCGCACCGCGGAAGCGCTGTACATGGTCGTGTACACCTTCCACATGCCGGCCTTCATCCTGATCTCCGGCTACTTCTCGCGCAGCTTCGACATGCGGCCGGACCGGCTCAAGCGGCTGGTCACCGGCGTAGCGGTGCCCTACGTGATCTTCGAGGTCGCGTACACGCTGTTCAAGCGCTGGGCGGACGACGACCCGACGTACGACTTCAGCCTGCTCGACCCCTGGTACCTCACCTGGTTCCTGGTCGCGCTGTTCGTATGGCGGCTGTCCACTCCGCTCTGGAAGCTGGTGCGCTGGCCGATCCCGCTCTCGCTCGCGATCGCCACCCTCGCGGCGGTCTCGCCCGACATCGGCGACGACCTGGACATGCAGCGGCTGCTGCAGTTCCTGCCGTTCTTCGTCCTCGGCCTGTGCATGAAGCCCGAGCACTTCCAGATGATCCGCCGCCGCTCCGTGCGGATCGCGTCCGTGCCGATCTTCGCGTGCGCCCTCGTCTTCGCCTACTGGGCGGCGCCGCGGATGACCTCGGTGTGGTTCTACCACCGCGACAGCGTCCAGGAGCTGGGCGCGCCGCCGTGGACCGGCCCGGTGATGACGCTCGCCCTCTTCGGCTGCTCGGTCGTGCTGGTGAGCTGTTTCTTCGCCTGGGTGCCGCGGCGGCACATGTGGTTCACGGTGCTGGGCGCCGGAACGCTGTACGGCTACCTGCTGCACGGCTTCCTCGCCAAGGGCTCCCGCTTCTGGGGCTGGTTCGACAACGAGTGGCTGCACAAGCCGCTGGGGGAGATCGCGGTCACGGTCATCGCCGCCACTGTGGTCACCGTGCTGTGCACGCCTCCCGTCCAGCGCGCCTTCCGCTTCGCCATGGAGCCGAAGATGGCCTGGGCCTTCCGTAAGGATCCCGCCGAACAGGCCCGCAGCCGTACGACGACGGCCGCCTAG
- the tig gene encoding trigger factor, whose protein sequence is MKSAVENLNPTRVRLTVEVPFEELKPSLDAAYKKINQQVTVPGFRKGKIPARIIDQRFGRGAVLEEAVNEALPKFYTDAVNEGELNPLGQPEVDITELKDNELLTFTAEVDIRPAIEIPDYSGIEVTVDAVEVSDEDLDKSVEQLRERFATTSPVERAAAEGDIVVIDLEAKVEGEVLEDGVATGVTYTIGSGELLEGIDEAVTGLEAGGEATFTSELKGGSAQGKEAEVSVKVSEVKARELPELDDDFAQLASEFDTLEELRADSRKRLERSKKFEQATQAQEKVLDALLELVEVPIPEKLLEEEINTRKHNLEHHQLGQMGLNLESYLQMQDKTAEEFDAELKEQAEKGIRTQFVLDELVNKEQLSVGQEELTEHLMRRAQSSGMSPDQFAQAVVEGGQVPMLVGEVARGKALAVVVEAAKVVDDKGETVDLDDEEDETGETVEATSEAVEAPAEAEAATEAAEEPAESQEKQDKAES, encoded by the coding sequence GTGAAGAGCGCCGTGGAGAACCTGAACCCGACCCGGGTTCGGCTCACTGTCGAGGTGCCCTTCGAGGAGCTCAAGCCCAGCCTCGACGCGGCGTACAAGAAGATCAACCAGCAGGTCACGGTGCCTGGGTTCCGTAAGGGCAAGATCCCGGCCCGCATCATCGACCAGCGGTTCGGTCGTGGCGCCGTGCTGGAAGAGGCCGTCAACGAGGCGCTCCCGAAGTTCTACACCGACGCGGTCAACGAGGGTGAGCTGAACCCGCTCGGCCAGCCCGAGGTCGACATCACCGAGCTCAAGGACAACGAGCTCCTGACCTTCACCGCCGAGGTCGACATCCGCCCGGCGATCGAGATCCCGGACTACTCCGGCATCGAGGTCACCGTCGACGCCGTCGAGGTCTCGGACGAGGACCTCGACAAGTCCGTCGAGCAGCTGCGCGAGCGGTTCGCCACCACCAGCCCGGTGGAGCGCGCCGCGGCCGAGGGCGACATCGTCGTGATCGACCTGGAGGCCAAGGTCGAGGGCGAGGTCCTGGAGGACGGTGTCGCCACCGGCGTCACCTACACCATCGGCTCGGGCGAGCTGCTGGAGGGCATCGACGAGGCCGTGACCGGCCTGGAGGCGGGTGGCGAGGCCACCTTCACCTCCGAGCTCAAGGGCGGCTCCGCCCAGGGCAAGGAGGCCGAGGTCTCGGTCAAGGTCTCCGAGGTCAAGGCCCGTGAGCTGCCGGAGCTCGACGACGACTTCGCCCAGCTGGCCAGCGAGTTCGACACCCTCGAGGAGCTGCGCGCGGACAGCCGCAAGCGCCTGGAGCGGTCGAAGAAGTTCGAGCAGGCCACCCAGGCCCAGGAGAAGGTGCTGGACGCCCTCCTGGAGCTGGTCGAGGTGCCGATCCCCGAGAAGCTCCTCGAGGAAGAGATCAACACCCGTAAGCACAACCTCGAGCACCACCAGCTCGGGCAGATGGGCCTGAACCTCGAGTCGTACCTGCAGATGCAGGACAAGACCGCCGAGGAGTTCGACGCCGAGCTCAAGGAGCAGGCCGAGAAGGGCATCCGGACCCAGTTCGTCCTCGACGAGCTGGTCAACAAGGAGCAGCTGTCCGTCGGCCAGGAGGAGCTCACCGAGCACCTCATGCGCCGTGCGCAGTCCTCCGGCATGAGCCCGGACCAGTTCGCCCAGGCCGTCGTCGAGGGCGGCCAGGTGCCGATGCTCGTCGGCGAGGTCGCCCGCGGCAAGGCGCTGGCCGTCGTGGTCGAGGCCGCCAAGGTCGTCGACGACAAGGGCGAGACCGTCGACCTGGACGACGAGGAGGACGAGACCGGCGAGACGGTCGAGGCCACCTCCGAGGCCGTCGAGGCGCCCGCC